The following proteins come from a genomic window of Streptomyces sp. Sge12:
- a CDS encoding MarR family winged helix-turn-helix transcriptional regulator, which translates to MTAESVQEPRTVPQCAAAPGSVLDGPVSHAISRVARLHRIAAGRVLRDLGLHPGQEFLMMHLWDSGAVRQSELIKAVGLDPSTVTKMLQRLEQSGHVRRRPDPADRRASLVEATDASCGLLVEVRRAWGELERQTLDGLDATERAELTRLLGKVEASLCTEAIRGGAAECDAADGVE; encoded by the coding sequence ATGACCGCGGAATCCGTACAGGAGCCGCGCACCGTCCCGCAGTGCGCGGCGGCGCCCGGCTCGGTGCTGGACGGGCCGGTGAGTCATGCGATCAGCCGGGTCGCCCGGCTCCACCGGATCGCGGCGGGCCGGGTCCTGCGGGACCTGGGACTGCACCCGGGGCAGGAGTTCCTGATGATGCACCTCTGGGACAGCGGCGCCGTGCGCCAGTCCGAGCTGATCAAGGCGGTCGGCCTGGATCCGTCGACGGTGACCAAGATGCTCCAGCGCCTGGAGCAGTCCGGCCACGTGCGACGCCGCCCGGACCCCGCGGACCGGCGGGCCTCGCTGGTCGAGGCGACGGATGCCAGTTGCGGGCTGCTCGTGGAGGTCCGCAGGGCCTGGGGCGAGCTGGAACGCCAGACCCTGGACGGCCTGGACGCCACCGAACGCGCCGAGCTGACCCGCCTCCTGGGCAAGGTCGAGGCCTCCCTGTGCACGGAGGCCATCCGTGGCGGCGCCGCGGAGTGCGACGCCGCCGACGGGGTGGAGTGA
- the lysA gene encoding diaminopimelate decarboxylase, giving the protein MTTAALSEVTAGADDLSVWPASAHCLPHGGLAVGGVSLAEIADRFDTPVYVLDEGEVRARCRGYRDAFPDADVLYAAKAFLSRAMVRWIDEEGLGLDVCSAGELELAVTAGFPADRIVLHGNAKSPHDIEAALRLGVGRIVIDSPSEIARLAAAVGTGGSQKVMVRVVPGIMAGGHEKIRTGTDGQKFGLALSDGSAQHAIARILGQPQLELTGLHCHIGSQITEVKPYAAAVRRMVGLMARVRDAHGIVLPELDMGGGHGIAYRPGDPSLDRAALARRLRGELVESCAAAGLAVPRLAIEPGRAVAGPAGVALYRVLAVKRTGDRVFVAVDGGMSDNPRPALYGVRYAPRLVGRRSPAEPCLATVVGRHCEAGDILAADVELPGDVHPGDLLAVPVAGAYQVSMASGYNMVGRPPVVAVDAGRARLLMRRETLADFHSRDIGG; this is encoded by the coding sequence ATGACCACTGCAGCTCTGTCCGAGGTCACCGCGGGCGCGGACGACCTGTCCGTCTGGCCCGCCTCCGCGCACTGCCTGCCGCACGGCGGGCTCGCCGTCGGCGGGGTGTCGCTCGCCGAGATCGCCGACCGCTTCGACACCCCCGTGTACGTGCTGGACGAGGGCGAGGTACGGGCCCGCTGCCGCGGCTACCGGGACGCCTTCCCGGACGCCGACGTGCTGTACGCCGCCAAGGCGTTCCTGTCCCGGGCCATGGTCCGCTGGATCGACGAGGAGGGCCTCGGCCTGGACGTCTGCTCGGCGGGCGAACTCGAACTCGCCGTCACCGCGGGCTTCCCGGCCGACCGCATCGTCCTGCACGGGAACGCCAAGTCCCCGCACGACATCGAGGCGGCGCTGCGGCTCGGTGTGGGCCGGATCGTCATCGACAGCCCGTCCGAGATCGCCCGGCTGGCCGCGGCGGTGGGCACGGGCGGTTCACAGAAGGTGATGGTCCGGGTGGTGCCGGGCATCATGGCCGGCGGCCACGAGAAGATCCGTACCGGTACCGACGGCCAGAAGTTCGGCCTGGCCCTGTCCGACGGGTCCGCCCAGCACGCCATCGCCCGGATCCTGGGCCAGCCGCAGCTCGAACTGACCGGGCTGCACTGCCACATCGGCTCCCAGATCACCGAGGTCAAACCGTACGCCGCCGCCGTGCGCCGCATGGTGGGGCTGATGGCGCGCGTCCGCGACGCCCACGGCATCGTCCTGCCCGAGCTGGACATGGGCGGCGGCCACGGCATCGCCTACCGCCCGGGCGACCCGTCGCTGGACCGCGCCGCGCTGGCCCGCAGGCTCCGCGGCGAGCTGGTCGAGAGCTGTGCGGCGGCGGGGCTGGCCGTCCCGCGGCTCGCGATCGAACCCGGCCGGGCGGTCGCCGGCCCGGCGGGGGTCGCCCTGTACCGCGTCCTCGCCGTGAAGCGCACCGGCGACCGCGTGTTCGTCGCCGTGGACGGGGGCATGAGCGACAACCCGCGGCCGGCCCTGTACGGGGTGCGCTACGCGCCCCGCCTCGTCGGCCGCCGCTCCCCCGCCGAGCCGTGCCTGGCGACGGTGGTCGGCAGGCACTGCGAGGCGGGCGACATCCTGGCCGCCGACGTGGAACTGCCCGGGGACGTCCACCCCGGCGACCTGCTCGCCGTACCGGTGGCGGGCGCGTACCAGGTGTCCATGGCCTCCGGCTACAACATGGTCGGCCGCCCGCCGGTCGTCGCGGTCGACGCCGGCCGGGCCCGCCTCCTGATGCGGCGCGAGACCCTGGCCGACTTCCACAGCCGGGACATCGGCGGCTGA
- a CDS encoding YciI family protein → MAKYLMLKHYRGAPASVNDVPMEKWTPEEISAHVQYMNDFAARLEETGEYVDSQALSPEGTFVRYDGEGRPPVTDGPFAETKDLIAGWMVIDVDSYDRALELAGELSAAPGAGGKPIHEWLELRPFLGSHPTITE, encoded by the coding sequence ATGGCCAAGTACCTGATGCTCAAGCACTACCGCGGCGCCCCGGCCTCCGTCAACGACGTGCCGATGGAGAAGTGGACGCCCGAGGAGATCTCGGCCCACGTGCAGTACATGAACGACTTCGCGGCCCGGCTCGAGGAGACCGGCGAGTACGTCGACAGTCAGGCCCTCTCCCCGGAGGGGACCTTCGTCCGGTACGACGGCGAGGGGCGCCCGCCGGTCACCGACGGCCCCTTCGCGGAGACCAAGGACCTGATCGCCGGCTGGATGGTGATCGACGTGGACAGCTACGACCGCGCGCTCGAGCTGGCCGGGGAGCTGTCGGCCGCGCCGGGCGCGGGCGGGAAGCCGATCCACGAGTGGCTCGAACTGCGTCCGTTCCTGGGCTCGCATCCCACCATCACCGAGTGA
- a CDS encoding ATP-binding cassette domain-containing protein, translating to MTAPDPTGEAAAARGADRALRAAARHSAGRLTAASVCSVAASGAALAEPAVLGHTLDLLLRQDPAGARWTVWCAAVITAEVLFDAATARLAGGVDARSTAWLRRLGVARLLRSAPHHAARHSPGDTSARLTAQATAAGAVPAAVVSAAVALLAPLGGLVALILVDVWTAVAFLAGVPLLALLLRAFARDSGASVSRYQEVQLAMAGRLVEALGGARTIAAAGTAAREQARVLDRLPELGAEGRRTWRIYGATMARTSALMPLLLYVVLGVGGVRLVEGALGVGGLLAAVRYASLAAGVGAVTGRLAAVVRGRAAARRTAALFELPELPQGEGRLPEAGPGTLELCGVRVVRAGTVLLRDVDLRIPGGVTAAVVGGSGSGKSTLAAVAGRLTACDEGRVLLDGVPLDELSGEELRREVGHAFERPALFGERVADAIAFGGGAAPGPEAVRAAARAAGADAFVRRLPEGYDTALANAPMSGGELQRLGLARAFCRAGRLLVLDDATSSLDTVTAREVELALARDVRPGTRLVVAHRVSSAARADLVVWLDAGRVRATGTHAELWQDPGYRAVFGDVPESAGEPAAEPAAGPVAGPAAEPVTEPPGREAVR from the coding sequence ATGACTGCGCCCGATCCCACCGGCGAGGCGGCGGCCGCCCGCGGCGCCGACCGGGCTCTGCGGGCGGCCGCGCGGCACAGCGCGGGTCGCCTCACCGCCGCGTCCGTCTGCTCGGTGGCCGCCTCCGGCGCGGCCCTGGCCGAACCGGCGGTCCTCGGCCACACCCTCGACCTGCTCCTGCGGCAGGACCCCGCCGGCGCCCGCTGGACCGTGTGGTGCGCGGCGGTGATCACCGCCGAGGTGCTGTTCGACGCGGCGACGGCCCGGCTCGCGGGCGGTGTCGACGCCCGCTCCACCGCCTGGCTGCGGCGGCTGGGAGTGGCCCGGCTGCTGCGCAGCGCACCGCACCACGCCGCCCGCCACTCCCCCGGTGACACCTCCGCCCGGCTGACCGCGCAGGCCACCGCCGCGGGCGCCGTACCGGCGGCCGTCGTGAGCGCGGCCGTGGCCCTGCTCGCCCCGCTCGGCGGACTCGTGGCACTGATCCTGGTCGACGTGTGGACCGCCGTGGCCTTCCTCGCCGGAGTCCCCCTGCTCGCCCTGCTGTTGAGGGCGTTCGCCCGCGACTCGGGCGCCAGTGTCAGCCGCTACCAGGAGGTGCAGCTCGCCATGGCCGGGCGCCTCGTGGAGGCCCTCGGGGGCGCCCGTACCATCGCCGCCGCCGGCACCGCCGCGCGCGAACAGGCCCGCGTACTGGACCGGTTGCCGGAGCTCGGCGCCGAAGGGCGCCGGACGTGGCGGATCTACGGGGCGACCATGGCCCGGACCAGTGCCCTCATGCCGCTCTTGCTCTACGTCGTCCTCGGCGTGGGCGGGGTCCGCCTCGTGGAGGGGGCCCTCGGCGTAGGAGGGCTCCTCGCCGCGGTCCGCTACGCGAGCCTCGCGGCCGGCGTCGGCGCCGTGACCGGGCGGCTCGCGGCCGTGGTGCGCGGCCGGGCCGCCGCCCGCCGGACGGCGGCCCTCTTCGAGCTGCCCGAACTGCCGCAGGGAGAAGGCCGGTTGCCCGAGGCCGGGCCGGGGACGCTGGAGCTGTGCGGGGTACGGGTCGTCCGCGCGGGCACGGTGCTGCTGCGCGACGTGGACCTGCGGATCCCCGGCGGGGTGACCGCCGCGGTCGTGGGCGGCTCCGGCTCCGGCAAGTCGACGCTGGCTGCCGTCGCGGGGCGGCTCACCGCGTGCGACGAGGGCCGCGTGCTGCTCGACGGCGTGCCGCTGGACGAGCTGTCGGGGGAGGAGCTGCGCCGCGAGGTCGGCCACGCCTTCGAACGACCCGCCCTGTTCGGGGAGCGCGTCGCCGACGCCATCGCCTTCGGAGGCGGCGCGGCGCCGGGCCCGGAGGCGGTGCGCGCCGCCGCTCGGGCGGCCGGGGCCGACGCCTTCGTCCGCCGCCTGCCCGAGGGGTACGACACCGCGCTCGCGAACGCCCCGATGTCCGGTGGGGAGCTGCAACGCCTGGGCCTGGCCAGGGCGTTCTGCCGTGCCGGGCGGCTGCTCGTGCTGGACGACGCGACGTCGAGCCTGGACACCGTCACCGCCCGGGAGGTGGAGCTGGCGCTGGCTCGGGACGTCCGGCCGGGCACCCGTCTCGTCGTCGCCCACCGTGTCTCCTCGGCCGCCCGTGCAGACCTCGTCGTGTGGCTCGACGCGGGGCGGGTGCGGGCGACCGGTACGCATGCGGAGCTGTGGCAGGACCCTGGCTACCGGGCCGTGTTCGGTGACGTACCGGAGTCGGCCGGGGAGCCCGCCGCGGAACCGGCCGCGGGGCCGGTCGCCGGGCCGGCGGCCGAGCCGGTGACGGAGCCGCCCGGCCGGGAGGCGGTCCGATGA
- a CDS encoding alkene reductase has product MTSAFEPVHVAGATLSNRIALAPMTRSRAGAGGIATPLVAEYYTQRASAGLIISEGIQPSVVGQGYPFTPGLHNAEQVAAWREVTDSVHAAGGRIFAQLMHSGRIGHPTLLPDGLVPVAPSAVAAQGQLFTGDGMKDFVTPRELTGAEVRQTIADFAEAARNAVEAGFDGVELHGANGYLIHQFLAPGSNLRTDEWGGPVENRIRFAVEAVKAVAAAIGAERTALRVSPGNPYNDISEPDPQPAYEALVKELDGLGLAYLHVLEYGADARAATLALRKQFSGPFVLNPATEGPTDHRALTLIEDGVADLLAFGALFLANPDLPERLRTEGPYNTPDPTTFFGGDARGYTDYPTR; this is encoded by the coding sequence ATGACCAGCGCTTTCGAACCGGTTCACGTGGCGGGCGCCACCCTCTCCAACCGGATCGCCCTGGCGCCCATGACCCGCAGCCGCGCGGGTGCGGGCGGCATCGCGACCCCTCTCGTCGCCGAGTACTACACCCAGCGCGCGTCCGCCGGTCTGATCATCAGCGAGGGGATCCAGCCCTCCGTCGTCGGACAGGGCTACCCGTTCACCCCCGGCCTGCACAACGCCGAGCAGGTCGCGGCCTGGCGCGAGGTCACCGACTCCGTGCACGCGGCGGGCGGCCGGATCTTCGCCCAGCTGATGCACTCCGGCCGCATCGGCCACCCGACGCTGCTGCCCGACGGCCTCGTCCCCGTGGCCCCCTCCGCGGTGGCCGCCCAGGGACAGCTCTTCACCGGCGACGGCATGAAGGACTTCGTGACCCCCCGCGAACTGACCGGCGCCGAGGTGCGGCAGACCATCGCCGACTTCGCCGAGGCCGCCCGCAACGCCGTGGAGGCCGGCTTCGACGGGGTCGAGCTGCACGGCGCCAACGGATACCTGATCCACCAGTTCCTGGCCCCCGGTTCGAACCTGCGCACCGACGAGTGGGGCGGCCCGGTGGAGAACCGGATCCGCTTCGCCGTGGAGGCGGTCAAGGCGGTGGCCGCGGCGATCGGCGCCGAGCGCACCGCGCTGCGCGTCTCGCCCGGCAACCCGTACAACGACATCTCCGAGCCCGACCCGCAGCCCGCCTACGAGGCGCTGGTCAAGGAGCTCGACGGACTCGGCCTGGCTTACCTCCACGTCCTGGAGTACGGTGCCGACGCGCGCGCGGCCACCCTCGCCCTGCGCAAGCAGTTCTCCGGACCGTTCGTCCTGAACCCGGCCACCGAAGGCCCCACCGACCACCGCGCCCTCACCCTGATCGAGGACGGCGTCGCCGACCTGCTCGCCTTCGGCGCGCTCTTCCTGGCCAACCCCGACCTGCCCGAGCGCCTGCGCACCGAGGGCCCCTACAACACCCCCGACCCCACCACCTTCTTCGGGGGCGACGCCCGCGGCTACACCGACTACCCGACCCGCTAG
- a CDS encoding ribosomal maturation YjgA family protein: protein MKRVPAEPDRSVLVRPAAAAAALVTVGAGLGLRAVAAGSVAKYGGDALYTVLLLTLVVLAAPRLTPLRAAATALAASWAVEFLQLTGLPADLSRQSTLARLVLGSTFNAPDLFWYAVGAAAGWLLLAALRPSGAREEPAGGRVAVAEEAGSA, encoded by the coding sequence GTGAAGCGCGTACCGGCAGAGCCCGACCGCAGCGTCCTCGTCCGGCCGGCAGCCGCCGCGGCCGCGCTGGTGACCGTGGGCGCGGGCTTGGGTCTGCGGGCCGTGGCCGCGGGGAGCGTGGCGAAGTACGGCGGGGACGCGCTCTACACCGTCCTGCTGCTGACCCTCGTCGTCCTCGCCGCGCCCCGGCTGACGCCCCTGCGGGCGGCCGCGACGGCGCTGGCCGCCAGCTGGGCCGTCGAGTTCCTCCAGCTCACCGGCCTCCCGGCGGACCTTTCCCGGCAGAGCACCTTGGCCCGCCTGGTGCTCGGTTCCACCTTCAACGCACCCGACCTGTTCTGGTACGCCGTCGGCGCGGCGGCGGGCTGGCTCCTCCTTGCGGCACTGCGCCCCTCAGGAGCGCGCGAAGAGCCGGCCGGCGGGCGGGTGGCGGTCGCCGAGGAGGCCGGTTCCGCCTGA
- a CDS encoding response regulator transcription factor, which yields MTKVLVLHNVCLVRSALAALLRSEGDFEVTSSGWRAAARQAEFLRPDVAVVDLDCPGVSAALLEDAGATRLLPDSAAPLLVLARADTPGSLGRAFRTQALGYVDKDGSPERLVRAIGKVAAGERFIDATLASAFMEADPMPLSPRELSVLARAAEGDSIAEIAHALHLASGTVRNYMAAVTRKTGARNRIDAIRISRRAGWV from the coding sequence ATGACCAAGGTCCTGGTGCTGCACAACGTGTGCCTGGTGAGGTCCGCACTGGCTGCGTTGCTGAGATCCGAAGGCGACTTCGAAGTCACCTCCTCCGGCTGGCGGGCCGCCGCGCGCCAGGCGGAGTTCTTACGACCCGATGTGGCGGTCGTCGACCTCGACTGTCCGGGGGTCTCGGCCGCCCTCCTCGAGGACGCCGGGGCCACGCGCCTCTTACCCGACTCGGCCGCGCCCCTGCTCGTGCTCGCCCGGGCCGATACGCCCGGCTCGCTGGGGCGCGCCTTCCGCACCCAGGCGCTCGGCTACGTCGACAAGGACGGCTCGCCCGAGCGGCTGGTCCGGGCCATCGGCAAGGTCGCGGCGGGCGAACGCTTCATCGACGCCACACTCGCCTCGGCCTTCATGGAGGCCGACCCCATGCCGCTCAGCCCCCGCGAGCTGAGCGTTCTGGCGCGGGCCGCCGAGGGCGACTCGATCGCGGAGATCGCCCACGCCCTGCACCTCGCCAGTGGGACCGTACGCAACTACATGGCCGCCGTGACCCGCAAGACCGGCGCCCGCAACCGGATCGACGCCATCCGGATATCCCGGCGGGCTGGCTGGGTCTGA
- a CDS encoding ATP-binding cassette domain-containing protein, translating into MSGDGAWRRVSREGRRFLGGRSRPLRRLALWSLLESAHTFLGGYAVARALDDGFLAGRTATGIGWLAVAGAGALLGALALRGVFGGLADLVEPLRDGLVRRSVRQAIGRAVADPGRAGDSGAVSRLTQQTEMARDSFAGLVLIARSFVFTALGALLGLAALDPVLLVLVVPALLLGTVAFLATLRPMARVQRAALDADEALAARTGELAAGLRDVVACGGGASAGARVDVLIAEQERLTGRLARWTALRTLALGVAGRLPVVVLLAATPWLLGRGVSTGAVAGALTYLVQSLLPALDALMTAVGAAGTRLVVVLDRFCDPQPAKPAPLSAAGTTPHPEPAREPERGPGPAAARTDPVPAQPARPAPAVELHRVRFAYGPRAHPVIDGLDLVVGPGEHLAVVGPSGIGKSTLTALIAGLLPPGRGTVRVAGAPALGAPGGGPDVRRTLLPQQAYVFTGTVRENLTHLSPGPVAGGEVRRAVAALGADALVARLGGLDAPLDPGRLSLGERQQLALTAAYLSPAPLLLLDEATCHLDPRAEERAERALAERPGTLVVVAHRISSAARADRVLVLDGTRAVCGTHAELPARSPLYRDLVGVWNAQE; encoded by the coding sequence ATGAGCGGGGACGGCGCCTGGCGCCGGGTCTCCCGCGAGGGCCGCCGTTTCCTCGGCGGGCGCTCCCGGCCGCTGCGCCGGCTCGCGCTCTGGTCCCTGCTGGAATCCGCGCACACCTTCCTCGGCGGCTACGCGGTGGCCCGCGCCCTCGACGACGGTTTCCTGGCCGGCCGTACCGCGACCGGCATCGGCTGGCTGGCCGTGGCCGGTGCGGGAGCACTGCTGGGCGCCCTCGCCCTGCGCGGGGTGTTCGGCGGGCTCGCGGACCTGGTCGAACCGCTGCGGGACGGCCTGGTGCGGCGCTCCGTGCGCCAGGCGATCGGGCGGGCCGTCGCCGATCCCGGGCGGGCGGGCGATTCGGGAGCCGTCTCCCGGCTCACGCAACAGACCGAGATGGCCCGGGACTCCTTCGCCGGACTGGTCCTGATCGCCCGGTCGTTCGTCTTCACCGCCCTGGGCGCGCTGCTGGGGCTGGCCGCGCTGGATCCCGTCCTGCTGGTCCTCGTGGTGCCTGCCCTGCTCCTGGGCACGGTCGCCTTCCTGGCCACGCTGCGCCCGATGGCACGCGTGCAGCGCGCGGCGCTGGACGCCGACGAGGCGCTCGCCGCGCGCACCGGCGAACTGGCGGCCGGACTGCGCGACGTCGTCGCGTGCGGCGGCGGGGCGAGCGCCGGTGCCCGGGTGGACGTGCTGATCGCCGAGCAGGAACGGCTGACCGGGCGCCTCGCTCGGTGGACGGCCCTGCGCACCCTGGCCCTGGGCGTCGCGGGCCGGTTGCCGGTCGTCGTGCTGCTGGCTGCCACGCCCTGGCTGCTCGGGCGCGGGGTGAGCACGGGGGCGGTGGCCGGAGCCCTCACCTACCTCGTGCAGTCGCTGCTGCCCGCCCTGGACGCGCTGATGACGGCGGTGGGCGCGGCGGGCACCCGGCTGGTGGTGGTGCTGGACCGGTTCTGCGATCCGCAACCGGCGAAGCCGGCCCCGCTGTCGGCCGCGGGGACGACGCCGCACCCGGAGCCGGCACGGGAGCCGGAGCGTGGTCCGGGTCCGGCAGCTGCGCGAACGGACCCGGTCCCCGCGCAGCCGGCGCGGCCCGCGCCCGCCGTCGAACTGCATCGGGTCCGCTTCGCCTACGGCCCCCGCGCCCACCCGGTGATCGACGGCCTCGACCTGGTGGTCGGGCCGGGCGAGCACCTGGCCGTGGTGGGGCCGAGCGGGATCGGCAAGTCCACCCTCACGGCGCTGATCGCCGGCCTGTTGCCGCCCGGCCGGGGCACCGTACGGGTCGCGGGTGCCCCCGCCCTCGGCGCCCCGGGGGGCGGCCCGGACGTCCGCCGGACGCTGCTGCCCCAGCAGGCGTACGTCTTCACCGGCACGGTCCGCGAGAACCTGACCCACCTGTCCCCGGGCCCGGTGGCCGGGGGCGAGGTGCGGCGGGCGGTGGCGGCCCTCGGCGCCGACGCGCTCGTGGCCCGGCTCGGCGGGCTGGACGCGCCCCTCGACCCGGGCCGGCTCTCCCTGGGCGAGCGCCAGCAGCTCGCCCTCACCGCCGCCTACCTCTCCCCCGCCCCCCTGCTGCTGCTGGACGAGGCCACCTGCCACCTCGACCCCCGGGCCGAGGAACGCGCCGAGCGGGCGCTCGCCGAGCGCCCCGGCACCCTCGTGGTGGTCGCCCACCGCATCTCCTCCGCCGCCAGGGCCGACCGGGTCCTCGTACTCGACGGGACCCGGGCGGTGTGCGGCACGCATGCGGAACTCCCGGCCAGGTCGCCCCTGTACCGGGATCTGGTGGGTGTGTGGAACGCGCAGGAGTGA
- a CDS encoding RNA polymerase sigma factor: MDEALLRSLTPGVLAVLVRRGADFAAAEDALQEALIEAVRTWPADPPRDPKGWLVTAAWRKFLDATRSDTARRRREDLVEEEPPRGPAPAVDDTLQLYFLCAHPSLTPSAAVALTLRAVGGLTTRQIARAYLVPEATMAQRISRAKRTVSGVRFDRPGDVATVLRVLYLVFNEGYSGDVDLAAEAIRLTRQLAASIDHPEVAGLLALMLLHHARRASRTAPDGSLVPLAEQDRGRWDRASIAEGIAILQRALARDRLGEFQAQAAIAALHADAPGADRTDWVQIVEWYDELARLTDSPVVRLNRAVAVGEADGPRAGLAALAALDEAVPRHAAVAAYLHERDGDPVTAARLYVEAARKAADLAERDHLTRQAARLNALLSR; encoded by the coding sequence ATGGACGAGGCGCTGCTCCGGAGCCTCACGCCCGGCGTCCTCGCCGTCCTCGTCCGCCGCGGAGCCGACTTCGCGGCGGCCGAGGACGCCCTCCAGGAGGCGCTGATCGAGGCGGTCCGGACCTGGCCCGCCGACCCGCCGCGGGATCCGAAGGGCTGGCTGGTCACCGCGGCCTGGCGCAAGTTCCTCGACGCGACCCGGTCGGACACGGCCCGCCGCCGGCGCGAGGACCTCGTCGAGGAGGAACCGCCGCGCGGGCCCGCGCCCGCGGTGGACGACACCCTCCAGCTCTACTTCCTGTGCGCCCATCCGTCGCTGACGCCGTCGGCGGCGGTCGCGCTCACGCTGCGCGCCGTCGGCGGGCTCACCACGCGTCAGATCGCCCGGGCCTACCTGGTGCCCGAGGCGACCATGGCGCAGCGCATCAGCCGGGCCAAGCGCACCGTCTCCGGTGTGCGCTTCGACCGGCCCGGTGATGTCGCCACCGTGCTGCGCGTCCTCTACCTGGTCTTCAACGAGGGCTACTCCGGCGACGTCGACCTCGCCGCCGAGGCCATCCGGCTCACCCGGCAGCTCGCGGCCTCGATCGACCACCCCGAGGTGGCGGGGCTGCTCGCCCTGATGCTCCTCCACCACGCCCGGCGGGCCTCCCGGACGGCGCCCGACGGCAGCCTGGTGCCGCTGGCCGAGCAGGACCGCGGCCGGTGGGACAGGGCGTCGATCGCCGAGGGGATCGCAATCCTGCAGCGGGCCCTGGCCCGCGACCGGTTGGGCGAGTTCCAGGCGCAGGCCGCCATCGCGGCGCTCCACGCCGACGCGCCCGGTGCCGACCGGACCGACTGGGTGCAGATCGTCGAGTGGTACGACGAGCTCGCGCGGCTGACCGACAGCCCGGTCGTCCGGCTCAACCGGGCGGTGGCCGTCGGGGAGGCGGACGGCCCGCGCGCCGGGCTGGCGGCGCTCGCGGCGCTGGACGAGGCCGTGCCGCGCCACGCCGCGGTGGCGGCGTACCTCCACGAGCGCGACGGCGACCCCGTGACGGCGGCACGGCTGTACGTGGAAGCGGCCCGGAAGGCTGCCGACCTGGCCGAGCGCGATCACCTGACGCGCCAGGCCGCCCGTCTCAACGCCCTCCTGTCCCGCTGA
- a CDS encoding SapB/AmfS family lanthipeptide, whose amino-acid sequence MTLLDLQSMDTPKEETTEAAHGGGGGSRASLLLCGDSSLSITTCN is encoded by the coding sequence ATGACGCTTCTCGACCTGCAGTCGATGGACACCCCGAAGGAAGAGACCACCGAGGCCGCGCACGGTGGCGGTGGCGGTAGCCGCGCCAGCCTGCTCCTCTGCGGTGACAGCAGCCTGAGCATCACGACCTGTAACTAG
- a CDS encoding SAV_915 family protein: MCLFQYEDDPEPEERTPAGLLYVPVRPGIGAGAVVRLFRTPMGVRTAVGFTRPERLAATLGGGQRYIRLSESLLRELCEPLGAELITVDPTLSAPAATATNHRPDRFPVRTA; the protein is encoded by the coding sequence ATGTGCCTGTTCCAGTACGAAGACGACCCCGAGCCCGAAGAACGGACCCCGGCCGGGCTGCTGTACGTGCCCGTCCGGCCGGGAATCGGTGCCGGGGCGGTGGTCCGGCTGTTCCGTACCCCGATGGGGGTGCGCACGGCCGTCGGTTTCACCCGTCCGGAGCGGCTGGCCGCGACCCTCGGCGGGGGCCAGAGGTACATCCGGCTGTCCGAGTCCCTGCTGCGCGAGCTGTGCGAGCCGCTCGGCGCGGAGCTGATCACCGTCGATCCGACGCTGTCGGCTCCCGCGGCGACCGCGACGAACCACCGGCCGGACCGCTTCCCGGTCCGCACCGCCTGA